The Mustela nigripes isolate SB6536 chromosome 4, MUSNIG.SB6536, whole genome shotgun sequence genome includes a window with the following:
- the PLA2G12B gene encoding group XIIB secretory phospholipase A2-like protein isoform X2 produces MKLATGFLILWLGLEGGLAQSDSSPEAEESYSDWGLRHIRGSFESVNSYFDSFLELLGGKNGVCQYRCRYGKAPMPRPGYKPQEPNGCSSYFLGLKVPESMDLGIPAMTKCCNQLDVCYDTCGANKYRCDAKFRWCLHSICSDLKRSLGFVSNVEACDSLADTVFNTVWTLGCRPFMNSQRAACICAEEEKVEL; encoded by the exons ATGAAGCTGGCCACCGGCTTCTTGATCCTGTGGCTCGGCCTGGAGGGTGGCCTGGCTCAGAGTGACAGCAGCCCCGAGGCTGAGGAGTCCTATTCAGACTGGGGCCTTCGGCACATCAGGGGCAGCTTTGAGTCTGTCAACAGCTACTTCGATTCCTTTCTGGAGCTGCTGGGAGGGAAAAATGGAGTCTGTCAGTACCGATGCCGATATG GAAAGGCACCCATGCCCAGACCCGGCTACAAGCCTCAGGAGCCCAACGGCTGCAGCTCCTATTTCCTGGGTCTTAAGGTACCAGAAAGT ATGGACTTGGGCATCCCAGCAATGACCAAGTGCTGCAACCAGCTGGACGTCTGTTATGACACTTGTGGTGCCAATAAGTATCGCTGTGATGCCAAATTCCGATGGTGTCTCCACTCGATCTGCTCTGACCTGAAGCGGAGCCTGGGCTTTGTCTCCAATGTGGAAG CCTGTGATTCTCTGGCTGATACTGTGTTCAATACCGTATGGACCCTGGGCTGCCGACCCTTTATGAATAGCCAACGGGCAGCCTGTATCTGtgcagaagaggagaaagtagAGTTATGA
- the PLA2G12B gene encoding group XIIB secretory phospholipase A2-like protein isoform X3 — MKLATGFLILWLGLEGGLAQSDSSPEAEESYSDWGLRHIRGSFESVNSYFDSFLELLGGKNGVCQYRCRYGKAPMPRPGYKPQEPNGCSSYFLGLKMDLGIPAMTKCCNQLDVCYDTCGANKYRCDAKFRWCLHSICSDLKRSLGFVSNVEVACDSLADTVFNTVWTLGCRPFMNSQRAACICAEEEKVEL, encoded by the exons ATGAAGCTGGCCACCGGCTTCTTGATCCTGTGGCTCGGCCTGGAGGGTGGCCTGGCTCAGAGTGACAGCAGCCCCGAGGCTGAGGAGTCCTATTCAGACTGGGGCCTTCGGCACATCAGGGGCAGCTTTGAGTCTGTCAACAGCTACTTCGATTCCTTTCTGGAGCTGCTGGGAGGGAAAAATGGAGTCTGTCAGTACCGATGCCGATATG GAAAGGCACCCATGCCCAGACCCGGCTACAAGCCTCAGGAGCCCAACGGCTGCAGCTCCTATTTCCTGGGTCTTAAG ATGGACTTGGGCATCCCAGCAATGACCAAGTGCTGCAACCAGCTGGACGTCTGTTATGACACTTGTGGTGCCAATAAGTATCGCTGTGATGCCAAATTCCGATGGTGTCTCCACTCGATCTGCTCTGACCTGAAGCGGAGCCTGGGCTTTGTCTCCAATGTGGAAG TAGCCTGTGATTCTCTGGCTGATACTGTGTTCAATACCGTATGGACCCTGGGCTGCCGACCCTTTATGAATAGCCAACGGGCAGCCTGTATCTGtgcagaagaggagaaagtagAGTTATGA
- the PLA2G12B gene encoding group XIIB secretory phospholipase A2-like protein isoform X1 — protein MKLATGFLILWLGLEGGLAQSDSSPEAEESYSDWGLRHIRGSFESVNSYFDSFLELLGGKNGVCQYRCRYGKAPMPRPGYKPQEPNGCSSYFLGLKVPESMDLGIPAMTKCCNQLDVCYDTCGANKYRCDAKFRWCLHSICSDLKRSLGFVSNVEVACDSLADTVFNTVWTLGCRPFMNSQRAACICAEEEKVEL, from the exons ATGAAGCTGGCCACCGGCTTCTTGATCCTGTGGCTCGGCCTGGAGGGTGGCCTGGCTCAGAGTGACAGCAGCCCCGAGGCTGAGGAGTCCTATTCAGACTGGGGCCTTCGGCACATCAGGGGCAGCTTTGAGTCTGTCAACAGCTACTTCGATTCCTTTCTGGAGCTGCTGGGAGGGAAAAATGGAGTCTGTCAGTACCGATGCCGATATG GAAAGGCACCCATGCCCAGACCCGGCTACAAGCCTCAGGAGCCCAACGGCTGCAGCTCCTATTTCCTGGGTCTTAAGGTACCAGAAAGT ATGGACTTGGGCATCCCAGCAATGACCAAGTGCTGCAACCAGCTGGACGTCTGTTATGACACTTGTGGTGCCAATAAGTATCGCTGTGATGCCAAATTCCGATGGTGTCTCCACTCGATCTGCTCTGACCTGAAGCGGAGCCTGGGCTTTGTCTCCAATGTGGAAG TAGCCTGTGATTCTCTGGCTGATACTGTGTTCAATACCGTATGGACCCTGGGCTGCCGACCCTTTATGAATAGCCAACGGGCAGCCTGTATCTGtgcagaagaggagaaagtagAGTTATGA
- the PLA2G12B gene encoding group XIIB secretory phospholipase A2-like protein isoform X4: protein MESVSTDADMMDLGIPAMTKCCNQLDVCYDTCGANKYRCDAKFRWCLHSICSDLKRSLGFVSNVEVACDSLADTVFNTVWTLGCRPFMNSQRAACICAEEEKVEL, encoded by the exons ATGGAGTCTGTCAGTACCGATGCCGATATG ATGGACTTGGGCATCCCAGCAATGACCAAGTGCTGCAACCAGCTGGACGTCTGTTATGACACTTGTGGTGCCAATAAGTATCGCTGTGATGCCAAATTCCGATGGTGTCTCCACTCGATCTGCTCTGACCTGAAGCGGAGCCTGGGCTTTGTCTCCAATGTGGAAG TAGCCTGTGATTCTCTGGCTGATACTGTGTTCAATACCGTATGGACCCTGGGCTGCCGACCCTTTATGAATAGCCAACGGGCAGCCTGTATCTGtgcagaagaggagaaagtagAGTTATGA